TCCACTAGATGGTAAAGAATTATGGTCAATGAGTATATTTAACAGTTCACTAGACAGATATTTTTCTTAGTGTGACTAAAATCAAGACCATTCACTAGAAAAGCTGCAAGAAACAAATGTTTGGGGAGTTACAGTGAGAATTTAACATAAACCATGTATCAGGTCAACAGCTATTTAACGGTTATGAAAGTCAGttgttagaaaattttattaatactgTTAGCTTTTAAATGCCAGGTGGCTGGAACAAAAAGTACAGTagatcaggcatttgccttgaatgccaTTGATCttgtttgtttcctggcacacagtatggtcccccaaacaccaccaggagtaatctctgagcacagagccagtagtaagccctgagtaccaccagtgtaaaaaatattatgataatatttattttaatgcccATGGTatcataaagtaaaattaataggaactgatatttttcttcttgttacAATTAATTGTATTTGAATCATTTTGCAGCTGACAGTATCAGTGACCCATTTTTCCCCCGAACTACACAGATAGTATTGGAATATCAGCTGGGGAGATGGGTGCCACGTCTTCGAGAACCCCGAGATTTATATGGTGTATCTTcttctggtcctctgagcccaacaCGGTGGCCATACCACTGTGAGGTCATTGATGAAAAGGTCCAACATATAGGTATGTTCTTAACAGTTTTGAGAATTCAAACATTAGCAGATTTCAAATTTACGTTGTCACTCTTGGTTTTAGTAAGGAAACTCAGGGTGTTCCAAAGAAAATCCAACAGAATATAACATAACCATAAAAAATTACAAGTTTTCTAGTAGTTatgtttaaaatcataaaaagaagCAAGTGAAATTGgctacataaatataaatatttttatttcactgaagTTTGTCCgaaactattttcttcttttttctacaTAAAGTCTTCAGAACTGGTGTTCTTACATTTCAATTCAGATTGTTGATATTCCCTATTTTTGGTAACCTGTTGGCCTAAATAGAGAGACTTAAACCACTAACATAGCTTTGGTGATGTTATACAATCCAACAGCATGGAGCAACCAAGTAGAGAATATACTCTGTGCCACTGAGTTCTGGCCTTTCCCCAAGCCTTCATTTATGTGGGTTTTGGCTTTTCAAGCCACTGCTGGCAGTGTTTCAGGAACCACGTACTAGAGATCAGACCCAGggatcctgcatgcagagcatgggTATAACCCACTGAGCTCAAGGTCACATATGTACCATATATATAATACGTATATCCATCATCTCACACACTTCTCGTTATTCTGTGCCAGTGGCACCAACCTCAGTTGCCTCTGAAGTGTTGTGACTATTATATATTTATGGCCCAGATTATATTTATGACCATCAGAATAACACGTTCAAGCACTAGCATCCGGGGTTTCCAGCGGAGGCTGGCCGTGTCCTTGTTGAGTAACCGTATGTTTGATCTAAACTACCCAGTCTCTAGCCtctcataaaaattaataacCATTGGGCCAAGAGCCCCTCCACAGTGTGTCATATTGTTAGCATAAACTCTGATGTGACCCAGTCTCCCTAGGCAAACAGACTGTTATCCCAAGGTCCTAGAGGTTATCATCTAGAAGTTTCACAAGGGCCAAATCTTTCTGTGTGTAGAGCATTGAACACCCGGTGCCTGCTGAGTTAATCCTTTACTACACAGCGAGGGTGCCTATTTTCCCAGACACTTTCAACActtgttttatctctcttttctctgattttttacaACCTAACACACTACTTTATgtgtgttgttgcttttgtttatatatttttatgagttACCATAAACATCGCTGTATATTGAGTTGCTTAGTTTTTATATTGtggtaagaataaataaaaggggaCTTACCTTCATATGTCTTTAAGTGTGCAGTAGTGCTAACCACAGGTACCGTGTTGTTCCAGAATGCACTCGTCTTGCATTACTGAAGCTTTAAAACTAATGATTAGCTGTATGTCATTTTCCACATCCTGCTTGCCATGCCAGCACCTACCATCTTGGTTTCTTACATGACATTGATAATTTTAGGTATTTCATGTAAGTAAAATCTTGGTATTATATCATCTTTCAATAATATTTCTTATAGTATAATGACTTCATGCTTTATACTGCaagatttccttttaaaatgtgaattaccTACCTTTGTATAATAGCATACCTTATTTATCCATTGATGGTCATTTAGGTTATTTATGTTGGATATTGTATTTCTGCAGCTAATAGGTACATACATGTCTACAAGTTtccttattttgcttcttttgtaaATGGAAGTGGAGTCACAAAATCTTGTAGtagttgtatttttaattttttaaagaacagccATACTATTTCTCATATTggttacaatatttttttaaagtatttttgggtcacacccggcgatgcacaggggtcactcctggctcatgcactcaggaattactcctggcagtgctcgagggaccatatgggatgctgggaatcaaacccaggtcggccgcatgcaaggcaaatgccctccccgctgtgctatggctccagcccctggttacaacatatttttattctcaCCAATAGTATGCAAGTGTACAAGTCTTCTAACTTATATTCTCACCagcacttgtctttttttttaacagctatGTGATtatatctcactgttattttgacTTACATTTCCCTGAAGATAAGTGATATTTACAGTGTAGTCCCGATCAAAATACCTATGGCATTTttaagtaacaacaacaaaaaaaatcctgtaaAATTCAGATAGAAttacacacagaaaaaaatgtcttaaCAAAGAAAAAGCTGGAGGCATAAAACTTTGATttcaaaatatatcataaaaGTATAGTAATCAAAGTATTATAATGTTGGCATATAACACAAAAGCTAATCAAGCAGAGCAGAGAgaccagaacaaaaaaaaaaaacttacagggggctggagtgatagcacagcgggtagggcgtttgccttgcactcgtttgacccaggttcgattcccagcatcctattggtcctctgagcaccgccaggggtaattcctgagtgcaaagccaggaataacccctatgcatcgccgggtgtgacccaaaaagaaaaattaaacttacAGATAATTATCAACTAATTTTTACACGGATGCTAATACAATGAGAAAAGGAgagttttttcaaattttgttttaaaaaatcttgaatatcaatacagaaaaaaaaaaaaagttggagccACATCTTACACCAGACAGAAAGACAGCCAAAGAGCCACCTTACatagcaggtaaggggcttgccttgcacacagccaacccagattcaataatTAGCACCATATGTcatcacccaagcactgccaggagttatccctcagCATAGAGCAAGGAAGAGGCCTCTTAGGTTGGCCCAAAACATTCCCTCCGCAAAAGAACaatccaaaatggattaaagactttaaCATAAAGCCTGAAAACTGTCACAtttctagaagaaaatgtagaGGAAATATTTCACAGCATTACTTTTGGCAATGATATCGTCATGATACTGAAAGTAATATACAGACAGGacctcattaaaattaaaattaaaatgtctacacataaaaggaaacaatagtggtgggaaaaaatctatgaaatgggaaaaatactTGCAAACCATGTATCCAATCAGGTTAATCtctaaaatatgtaagaaatttaTACAACTTAGTAGACTagaatgagccacatctattcaagcgtaatcgtccaattcgggttgttaggcattcgaatgaatcaatgctcatggccaattcatgttgacaaggacaccaacaccactgatgcctctattgtcgcatgttccgaggaacaattcttctccagtgtcgaaaatggtgtgatgtgattgatgtcttctcgttttggtcagaccaatgatgttgtacttgatcttctacgcttgcaccatcaggtcctcaggcaaccacaagctaacgtccgagctcacaaagctgtgcagagatgtgataaaggaagacctcaaagagagaagagcagcagtgttggccagtgtagcagaagccgggaaaagtattcgcaatgctcgcctatccttcgccaactacaagaccaggtgactgccctccgacgtcctgatggatctatcacatcttccagaaaggcagtggagaggattattcacgacttctactcggatcgctttgacagccatgtccacctgcccacataccaaattccgaaggatggatgtgtcgttcccaacatcctcccttctgaaatctgacaccgcatttcgttggtaaagacgtgtacagcacctggtccagacaaggtcagacctgaacacctgaagaatctgccgccagtactcatcaatacactggcctgactcttcacacactacctgtctgaatgcaaggttccatcccagtggaacaccagtaggaccgttctgttgtacaagaagggaaacatccacaacatcggcagctatcgcccaatctgcctgctgtctgtcatctacaatttgttcactcgtgtcatcctgaatagaataggcagaacactagatgaaggacaaccatgtgagcaagccgggttctgaaggggattcagcacgatagaccatatccatacagtgaccaagctcattgaagtttcgagagagttcaagatgccgctctgtctaacgttcatcgacttaaacgccttcgattctgttgagactgaagcggtcattgaagccctagccacacagggcattcaaactcagtatatcaaaatcctccatgagctgtattgtggattcaccaccaggatctcaccattctacaaggaagtgatcattgatgtaaagagaggggtgtggcagggtgagagcatttcaccaaaactcttcagtgccaccctcgagaacatcatgcaatgactggaatgggaaggaatgggagtgaagatagacggtcggcaattaactacctctgcttcgctgatgacataattctcataacaccaaacattagccaagtggcacaaatgctggctgacttcgaccacgagtgtggaaaggtcggactgcagctgaatctcaacaagacgatgctcatgaaaaacaaactagtccctgaagctccatttgttctcaatgcaacgaacatctccgaatgcagcagctatgtgtacctgggtcgagaaatcaacatgaggaatgacttggtgccagaactgcgcaggaggaagagagcggcgtggaatgccttcaagagcatcgaagaagtggttaagagaatgaagaacctctgactccgggcacatcttttcaattccaccgttctttttgcactaacatatgcctcagagacctgggccctacgcaaacaggatgagaatgctattagggtatcccaaagaggaatcggaagagctacgctaggagtatcacatctcactcaagtgagagaaggagtccagagttctgacctccatcgatggtcaaaaatcagggacgctgtctcgtttgccaaggtatcaaaaatcagatgggccagtcatgtaatgcgattcagagacaactgctggactagagctgttaccaactggattccacgggacgtcagaagaccgcgtggccgcccaccaactagatggtcagatttcttcgtcaaatccctgaatgaatgatttgaggctcttcctgttcctggagcaagcaaatatcattgggctgcactagcacgcggcagggacaaatggagacgttactggcgcccactcgatcaaattgaagatcaacgggatgacaagtgatacaagtgatagtagACTAGAAGACATATCTCCGAAGAAGACATACAAGTGGCTAAGGAATGTATTGAGTTTCTGTGTGAACTTTATTTGCCcattttactttttgtatttttattttcttcttcatcagtAAATATTCTCCTAGACTTACTGTGTCATATACATCCcacaatttgttgttgttgttgtttgctctGTGCCTTTTGCCATGACAAGAAGCTaatatcagcagcctgatggggccttcagactttctgataccccaaaattgccgctgtgcctttggcgagatcccaacaacttgggtccaagtttaccaagaaattaaatggccaaaagttaggtatgtgggagccacacccacaaagcacctccagctcagctgtaCAATCTCATTTATTGCCCTTATATTCAAGACCCATAAATCCCAAGAGAGTtcaaaagccgcagttagggCCGGCAGCACATAAGCcaataattatttctttggaaaagatggaaacaagggccatgatccagagacacacaagagaatctctgagcagagcagctcactgcagagatgcctctggactttaagccaggccgacttcaccggggtgcctcagagggggccaggtccctccacctgcccccaaaGAACCCTGGCGGCCGCCAACTACCAGAACCCCATGAGAAGCCCAGGTACacgggttcagtgacagcaaagtCCAGGCCTCGAGGGATAGGGAATGGGTTAGTCCTCATCTCCACGTCCGCATGggacctggaggtcacacccacaaactgcctccagctgctgttTAAGCtctttaatggccatgatccagagacacacaaaagaatctccaactgagcagctcactgcagagatttctccagacctaattaaaattttagaattccaggagagcgCGGCCgcgacatcttatactattcataactcTGGCCTTTCATGAGGCTGTCTCTGGTTCgatgtccccagcaccacaggtgcTCTGGCCTTTCACGAGGCTGTCCCTGGTTTAATGTCCACGGCACCACAGATGAGCTCCTAAGTACTGCCACGAGTAACACTGAGCATAGACAGgggtggctcaaaaaaacaaaaaaaccctcggggctggagtgatagcacagtgggtagggagattgccttgcacgcggctgacccaggtttgattcctccaccctctcggagagcccagcaagctaccaagagtatcctgcccacacggcagagcctggcaagctacccgtggcgtattcgatatgccaaaaccagtaacaacaagtatcacaatggagatgttactggtgcccactcgagcaactcgatgagcaacgatGACTGTGATGCGCCATACAGTGATTTGGAAGAAGGTGCAAATGAAATGTTACAAGTTCTGCTATAGTGTGACAGGTTCATTAATCCTGTGAGCAGGTAAAAGCCAGCCCTATAAGACACAGCCATTTAAGTCTCAATATACCGATGAAgtagttttaaaatatgcaataaaatctccctgttttattttggagttcCTGTTCAAGTCATGTTCTCTTTTTGTCCCCAGAATGGACTCCTTCTCGTCCTGAGCCAGTGTACGTTCCCACTGGCCTAGAGATAGAACCCCTCTATCTGAATTCCAAGGAAGATACAGTTGTTTATCTAGCTGAAGACGGTGAGCATATTTAAATTCTGATTTAAATCCTTAGTAACATTTCTTTTGCTGCTTGTTGTGGCAGTTTTAGATAATCAGGTTGCTCCTCTCTCCATAAAGATATTTAGTTACATGTTGATTCAAATGTTGATTTAGTGCTAATCATAATTTTTGAAGGATTGCTGCtgccatttatataaaattactttttttttttttttgctttttgggtcacacctggcaatgcacaggggttaatcctggctctgcactcaggaattacccctggcggtgctcaggggaccatatgggatgctgggaatcgaacccgggtcggccgcgtgcaaagcaaatgccctacccgctgtgctattgctccagcccttaaaattacttttaaataaaagcttATGTTCGTTCTTTGAATGGAgaattatatttagaaataattatgcCTCACATCAGTTTTCAAAGATAGCCAGTGGGAGTGCTCTACAACTATTGTTTTTTCCTCCAGTAAAAGCTCAcattcttgtttcattttgttttggggagccacagccagcagtgctcaggatttgctcttggctttgtgctcagggatcacttctggcgatgctctgggaaccatgtacaatgccagggactaaacccggTTTGGGTGTGGGACGGGGgataggtaagacagagaagggaccggtatgacagtgatagctggaaattatcacattggacaagaactgagtgttgaaagtagataaaggaatatatcagataacttttcagtatctgtattgcaaaccccaatgcctgaaaggaaggagggaggaagacggagagggagagagagaggaaggggggagagagagggaatgtaAACAGAACTTggtacctctctctctgtctctctctatatatgtttgttcttttaatatatatttaatataaatatatagatatatattcttttcttatCAGTCTACAAAGAACCATGTTTTGTATATTCCCGAGTGGGAGGTAACCGAACATCCCTGAAGCAGCCTGTGGATAACTGTGACGACACTTTGATATTTGAAGCAAGGTTTGAGAGTGGGAATCTACAGAAGGTAGTCAAAGTGTAGGTcttaattattattgtttgagGATCTAGAACATAACCAACTGTTACTTTCTATTAAGCACATTCAAGGTTTAGtatctttttcttaaaatagagatgttaatttaatattattgaagGGATAAGAAAGTTTCTAGGTTAAAGTAATGTGGATAATCAGAAGTTAAATTTAAGCAAGTTTCTGCaccatacttatttatttatttttgtttgggggccatacccaggggtgcttaggtcttactcctggtggtgcttgagagaccatatgtggctctggggatcaaaaccaagtGAACTGTATGCAAGACCACATAtcttaattgctgtactatctccctggcctctgtaccatacttttttttttttttttttttgctttttgggtcatacctggcgttgcacaggggttactcctggctcatgcacgcaggaatcactgctggcggtgctcaggggaccatatgggatgctgggaatcgaacccgggtcaaccgcacgcaaggcaaatgccctacccgctgtgctatcgttccagcccctgtaccATACATTTTTAATATGTCATTCTGAATTACAAAATTCTTCTAAAGCATATTAATacaattattgtttggattttttaatttttttttctttttgggtcacaccctgcaatgctcaggggttactcttggctttgcactcaggaattactcctggcggtgcttgggggaccatatgggatgctgggaattgaacccgggtcggccgcatgcaaggcaaatgcctacttgctgtgctatcgctctggcccccatattgTTTGGATTTTTAATCCATGATATATCCCTGAGAATGTGTTTGCTGTCAGAGagcactcttttttcttttcggcTATATTACTTAGACTCAATAGTGATGCAGGTATAGCAACATTTATTCACCTGTCCTAGGTATAaccattttcacacacacacacacacacacacacacacacacacacacacacgtacacagaccCATATATAATGCTAATAGAATACCAAGTAATTTGGTAAAGGAAAAAAGTCATAGCTATCCAGCTAAGTCTTTTATACATATTAGTGaaataattttgtctttatttaacTATCCTCAATGAGTAATGAGTATACAGTTATTATAGTCCCTGTACTTAAATATATAGTCTACCTGTAATCTATttggtaaaattaattttgtttcaagcctttattttaatttaaaattaattttgtttcaagCCTTTATTTTAGATCACCATAGTTAGAAATTAATAGAAAACATAGAAGTTAAGGaaagacatcatcatcatcatcatcctgttgatcattgattttctcgagtggtctcagtaacgtctccattcgtcctagccctgagattttagaagcctctctttactcatccttcccagcggtgctgcattggaggctctttcagggttaggggaataagacccatcattgttactatttggcatatgaatacaccttggggagcttgccaggctcttccatgcatatgaatacaccatggggagcttgccaggctcttccatgcagtcaggaaactcttggtagcttccccggttctccgagagggagaactaggctataaacgGCTgcgagcttccaggagcttggttttatggtctctggatgttggccttgatgggattacagggcaccaggggtagtccctgggtgtgaccgcccagctactggaaaatgggggatctgggcagaagagacccagtcccaacctgaacaggtttggagatctcagccctgggtcccgcacacctgagctcctctgccggttccttcatgcttgaggctcatctgaatgtgtggagaggggacttgagcataGCTGTGCCTGGATTCTGGagatctttggctgccggggctttgctcggggtggggagggaaactcaacccttccCCTaagaggggccccagtgaagacagccagatatGGGGGCAAGAGACCAAGGAAACACATTGGGTTCTAATTCAGCTTCAAGTTCTCattaatcatttcttttaaaagagtATCAAATTTTTTGTATCAAAATTTTtgtatcaaaatttaaaattgtttttaaacacCCATTTTTATGTGCTCCTTGAATTACAAAGAAATCAGGAGACTTCAGAATTAGCCTTAGATACAGTTTCACAtccaataaaagtaaatttcagaACTTTGCTCTCTTACAATTACTTGCTATTGGATAATACTGATTGAATAATGTTGATGGATAACTGCTGATGTTTCAATAAACATTATTCCCCCCACCACAAAGGTTTTCTATGTATAAGTGTAAATAATCTTCCATATTTAATTTAAACTTGAATGTAACTTTTGTATTTTTACGTGCTTTCCCCCTTTTCTGTGTACTAGGGCAGATTATGAGTACCAGTTGACTGTGCGCCCTGATCTCTTCACAAAtaagcacacccagtggtactatTTCCAAGTGACGAATACCCAAGCAGGAAAACCCTACAGATTCACTATCATAAATTTCACCAAGCCTGCTAGCCTTTATAACCGGGGTATGCGCCCACTGTTTTATTCTGAGAAAGAAGCCACAGCTCATAACATAGGCTGGCAGCGAACGGGAGACCAAATCAAGTATTACAGAAGCAACCCAGGCCAAGATGGGCGCCACTATTTCTCGCTCACGTGGACATTCCAGTTTCCACACAACAAAGATACCTGCTATTTTGCTCACTGTTACCCGTACACTTACACTAACCTGCAAGAATACCTTTCCAACATCAATAATGACCCAGTACGCTCAAAGTTCTGTAACATACGTGTCTTGTGCCACACAATTGCTAGGAACATGGTGTATGTTTTAACGATTACTACCCCCTTGAAGAACTCTGACTTAAGAAAGCGGAAGGCCGTGATTTTGACTGCCAGGGTCCATCCAGGAGAAACCAACAGCTCTTGGATCATGAAAGGCTTCTTAGATTACATACTAGGAGACTCAAGTGATGCACAGCTGCTTCGGGATACATTCATCTTCAAGGTGGTACCCATGCTGAATCCAGACGGTGTGATAGTGGGAAATTACCGGTGTTCACTGGCTGGACGGGATTTAAACCGTAACTATACGTCTCTCCTGAAGGAGTCATACCCTTCTGTTTGGTACACCCGGAACATGATCCGTAGGTAAAATAAGGCTAAAATGATTGTTCTGCTTATTTAGTAAACTGGG
The nucleotide sequence above comes from Sorex araneus isolate mSorAra2 chromosome 1, mSorAra2.pri, whole genome shotgun sequence. Encoded proteins:
- the AGBL3 gene encoding cytosolic carboxypeptidase 3 codes for the protein MSEDSDKEDFSDRSATDEDESDEDSYMKFVSEDIHPCAVLAADSISDPFFPRTTQIVLEYQLGRWVPRLREPRDLYGVSSSGPLSPTRWPYHCEVIDEKVQHIEWTPSRPEPVYVPTGLEIEPLYLNSKEDTVVYLAEDVYKEPCFVYSRVGGNRTSLKQPVDNCDDTLIFEARFESGNLQKVVKVADYEYQLTVRPDLFTNKHTQWYYFQVTNTQAGKPYRFTIINFTKPASLYNRGMRPLFYSEKEATAHNIGWQRTGDQIKYYRSNPGQDGRHYFSLTWTFQFPHNKDTCYFAHCYPYTYTNLQEYLSNINNDPVRSKFCNIRVLCHTIARNMVYVLTITTPLKNSDLRKRKAVILTARVHPGETNSSWIMKGFLDYILGDSSDAQLLRDTFIFKVVPMLNPDGVIVGNYRCSLAGRDLNRNYTSLLKESYPSVWYTRNMIRRLMEKREVILYCDLHGHSRKENIFMYGCDGSDRCKALYLQQRIFPFMLSKNCPDKFSFSACKFNIQKSKEGTGRVVMWRMGIRNSFTMEATFCGSTLGNKRGTHFNTKDLESMGYHFCDSLLDYCDPDRAKYYQCLKELEEMEKHINLEKVLDDSDTSLKEITLDLESSSHGSDSSESNGSPAYLLKLASQIKSNKKHLKTKKERNSSLIRSQNVREDQEAYEKGNVAQKDKESNSDVKAPKI